Proteins encoded by one window of Labrus bergylta chromosome 2, fLabBer1.1, whole genome shotgun sequence:
- the LOC110006108 gene encoding GTPase IMAP family member 4-like, which translates to MSAGYSRTNNQELRMVMVGKTGIGKSATGNNILGGPCFESKFSSKSMTVDCSKGRGTVDGQKVTVIDTPGLFDTRFGMDKTTADLSQCISYASPGPHVFLVVIGLGRFTPEEKQTVQRIQEIFGEAADRYSMVLFTRGDQLEDQTIEDFINDDQDLLELVNRCNGQYHVFNNKKEDPSQVTELLQKIRSIVQKNGGSHYTNKMFQKAERAIEEEKQRILKEKEEQIRKEREELEREVQQKYKKQMKRISDELRAEREREKQERMREKEEMTEERKRERAEREAERKREREEKERELSELKKTFDSDLKDKMQNLQNQHESAARDKAEGSNPFYSLVKHGKAFLNGIGTVLKGKFW; encoded by the exons ATGTCTGCAG GATACAGCAGAACAAATAACCAGGAGCTGAGAATGGTGATGGTGGGGAAAACCGGCATTGGAAAGAGTGCCACTGGAAACAACATACTGGGAGGACCATGCTTTGAGTCCAAGTTTAGTTCAAAGTCGATGACTGTGGACTGTTCTAAGGGCAGAGGTACAGTAGATGGACAAAAGGTTACCGTTATTGACACCCCAGGTCTCTTTGACACCAGGTTTGGCATGGACAAGACAACTGCAGATTTAAGCCAGTGCATCTCTTATGCTTCTCCTGGACCCCATGTGTTCCTGGTGGTCATCGGACTGGGCAGATTCACTCCAGAAGAGAAGCAGACAGTGCAAAGGATTCAAGAAATCTTTGGTGAGGCAGCAGACAGATACAGCATGGTTCTATTTACTAGGGGGGATCAACTTGAAGACCAAACCATTGAGGACTTCATAAATGATGACCAAGACCTGCTGGAGCTCGTGAACAGATGTAACGGCCAGTACCATGTcttcaataataaaaaagaagatcCCTCTCAGGTCACTGAGCTGCTCCAGAAGATCAGAAGTATTGTCCAGAAGAACGGAGGAAGCCACTACACCAACAAGATGTTCCAAAAGGCTGAGAGGGCAATCGAGGAGGAGAAACAACGcatcctgaaagagaaagaggagcaaATAcgcaaagaaagagaagaactTGAGAGGGAAGTACAGCAAAAGtataaaaaacagatgaagaggATCAGTGATGAACTCcgggctgagagagagagagagaaacaggagaggatgagggagaaggaggagatgacagaggagagaaagagggagagggcggagagagaagcagagagaaagagagagagagaggaaaaagaaagagagctGAGTGAATTAAAGAAAACGTTTGACAGTGATCTGAAAGACAAGATGCAAAATCTGCAGAACCAGCATGAATCTGCGGCCAGAGACAAAGCGGAGGGGTCTAATCCTTTCTATAGTCTGGTAAAACATGGCAAAGCTTTTCTTAATGGTATTGGAACGGTATTGAAAGGCAAGTTTTGGTGA